Proteins found in one Haloferax litoreum genomic segment:
- a CDS encoding 50S ribosomal protein L21e, protein MPSSNGPMKGTRGKLSNKPRERGTSPPQRSIAEFEDGQKVHLNLDPSVREGRFHPRFNGLTGEVVGKQGRAFKVQINDGGKEKLVIVRPAHLRAQK, encoded by the coding sequence ATGCCGAGCTCCAATGGTCCAATGAAGGGGACGCGAGGAAAGCTCTCGAACAAACCGCGCGAGCGCGGTACTTCGCCGCCGCAGCGCTCTATCGCCGAATTCGAAGACGGTCAGAAGGTCCACCTCAACCTCGACCCGAGCGTGCGCGAGGGACGCTTCCACCCACGCTTCAACGGCCTCACCGGTGAGGTCGTCGGAAAGCAGGGACGTGCGTTCAAGGTCCAGATCAACGACGGTGGCAAAGAGAAGTTGGTCATCGTCCGGCCCGCTCACCTGCGCGCCCAGAAGTAA